A single window of Nasonia vitripennis strain AsymCx chromosome 4, Nvit_psr_1.1, whole genome shotgun sequence DNA harbors:
- the LOC100116998 gene encoding Down syndrome cell adhesion molecule-like protein Dscam2 isoform X3, with translation MLTGSWTSSALFTGVCLLLLGVAARRGSGHGFDAHLRGPSFLIEPASRVEFSNSSGAWLDCAATGSPPPNIDWSTADGLPAGDVPGVRRLLKNGTLVLLPFPAAAYRQDVHSATYRCVASNSVGRVLSRDVQVRAVVAQAYKVEVEVIGGASRGCTAVLRCVVPSFVRDLVRVVSWLQEPAFYIYPSLQGDGKFHLLPTGELLVHGLEFSDQVPGYRCRTMHRLTRQVVVSSVANVRIADHRGVMPPVILDHSENVHVAQDESTSLVCVAQACPTPEYRWYAQTGAEPMLVLPGPRTRLLGPVLAIEAVTLEDSGVYRCAAANSGGEASAELRLVVTAPLHVEVTPALLSVHLGGSAEFRCEIGSHPQAGPHFVTWYKDGRQLPGTGRQAELLRINSIGREDRGMYQCIVRRSEGDTAQASAELQLGDAPPVLLYSFIEQTLQPGPAVSLKCSAAGNPTPQVSWALDGFPLPSNGRFVIGQYVTVHGDVISHVNISHVVVEDGGEYSCTAENRAGKVTHAARLNVYGLPYIRLIPKVTAVAGETLRLKCPVAGYPIEEIRWERAGRELPDDLRQKVLSDGTLIVSSVQKQVDSGVYTCWAKNKQGHSARRSGDVAVIVPPIIEPFNFQEGLSEGMRTRTVCGVAAGDPPLTISWLKDGQSPFPLPSKLASVVNVSQLDPYSSLLSISNLAAEHSGDYTCVAANPAAEVRYTAKLQVKVPPRWIVEPSDTSVERNRHVALHCQAQGVPTPNIVWKKATGGKSGEYEELRERPYTKILSNGTLLLQHVKEDREGFYLCQASNGIGSGIGKVVQLKVNSSPFFAAPSRLVTVKKGDTATLHCEVHGDKPVSVSWFKGGKDEMNPSTNYRVTVKQESTPDGVVAQLQISSAEASDSGAYFCQASNLYGRDQQLVQLLVQEPPMPPSNLETAMVSSRSINVKWSHKSQDTSEVSKYILQYKEGEGMWQQQELSGPPLPYAALIDELKPATRYTVRVIAEGPAGRSTPSAELLVRTEPQRPAGPPLNVAARALSSTEILVTWLPPLPELRHGDIEGFNVGYRESTSSNPSFNFTSVPGDGEEGGAELRLTGLRPHTRYTLIVQAYNQVGSGPLSEMLSTQTLEDVPSSPPEDVRCAALASKSLQVSWQPPPSTHANGVIQGYKLNYEPVLGESWPNIDEMEVRKTSALTTVLTGLRKYTNYSIQVLAYTRVGDGVPTRASYCHTEEDVPASPADIKVVVSAPTALFISWLPPLEPNGLITKYNLYTRLVDGREELNHGKRTLPAGDTYFEATGLQQHVEYQFWVTASTRVGEGQNSKVAAQVPTNRVPARITSFGGQIVRPWRGSVTLGCNAVGEPTSREWYKSNLEQVRTDSSRNVQILQSGEVVFSSLQPQDAGNYTCQVENSQGSDRLHYSLIVQVPPSAPVLFVSSSTSTSILLHWMPGYNGGAPLTKYTLHYRPTHGTLEELQLSRRATSHELKGLLCGNTYHLYLSAHNKIGSSAASPSLSVRTQGQPPGIPPAAAFLSPNSTSLVLRLTAWPDNGCPILYFVIQYRPINEFHWSLVSNNVKMQRRFVVTGLASSSVYQLKVEAYNVAGNNQAEFTFVTLTKEGAPPAELSERGMGGPVAFYADLKIMLPLMVAVAALLLAAATIGARWRNRYAQDRVQRPMKESQENQQNAETQRERYYATIHKVALQGNAGAPDKIPETAEDISPYATFQLSEGAGGGLGGLAGLAGLAGAEVSAGALHTNNTLLHSFMYHEHAMTEGCASPPPATTTLKSVSSRRRQQRKHQTQGDVESDESESDADQLTSSRTESSNQLDAGKLKHSTLYHMRHTIAVRAVSDFMYHGTSSTSSDISPMSEQKSLPRRGRSRRWHVPSRSSLRTILPPVSVAETAFGGDRSQQADHQQQQQQQHLREMNEPECDIDSLKKLKLGLRSSLWSRPAGQQGNPSSDYSIAV, from the exons GCGTgtgcctgctgctgctgggtgTGGCGGCGCGGCGCGGTAGCGGGCACGGCTTCGACGCGCACCTGCGCGGCCCGAGCTTCCTCATCGAGCCGGCCTCGAGGGTCGAGTTTTCCAACTCGTCGGGCGCCTGGCTGGACTGCGCGGCGACCGGTAGCCCGCCGCCCAACATCGACTGGTCGACTGCCGACGGCTTGCCCGCCGGCGACGTGCCCGGGGTCCGGAGGCTGCTCAAGAATGGAACCCTCGTGCTGCTGCCCTTTCCCGCGGCGGCCTATCGGCAGGACGTGCACAGCGCCACGTATAGGTGCGTCGCCAGCAACTCCGTCGGCAGGGTGCTCAGCAGGGACGTCCAGGTTCGCGCAG TGGTCGCCCAGGCGTACAAGGTGGAGGTGGAGGTGATCGGAGGCGCATCCCGGGGCTGCACGGCCGTGCTGCGCTGCGTCGTGCCGAGCTTCGTCCGAGACCTCGTCCGAGTGGTCTCCTGGCTGCAGGAGCCGGCCTTCTACATTTACCCCTCGCTGCAAGGAG ACGGCAAGTTCCACCTGCTGCCGACGGGCGAGCTGCTGGTGCACGGGCTGGAGTTCAGCGACCAGGTGCCGGGCTACCGCTGCCGGACGATGCACCGGCTGACCAGGCAGGTCGTCGTGAGCTCCGTGGCGAACGTGAGGATAGCCGACCACCGGGGCGTCATGCCGCCCGTGATCCTCGACCACTCGGAGAACGTGCACGTCGCCCAGGACGAGTCGACCTCGCTGGTCTGCGTGGCCCAGGCCTGCCCGACGCCCGAGTACAGGTGGTACGCGCAGACGGGCGCCGAGCCGATGCTCGTGCTGCCGGGGCCGCGGACGCGGCTGCTCGGCCCGGTCCTGGCCATCGAGGCGGTCACCCTCGAGGACAGCGGGGTCTACCGGTGCGCCGCGGCCAACAGCGGCGGCGAGGCCAGCGCCGAGCTGAGGCTGGTCGTGACGGCGCCGCTGCACGTCGAGGTGACGCCGGCCCTGCTCTCGGTCCACCTGGGCGGCAGCGCCGAGTTCCGCTGCGAGATCGGCTCGCACCCGCAGGCGGGGCCGCACTTCGTCACCTGGTACAAGGACGGCCGGCAGCTGCCGGGCACAGGCCGCCAGGCCGAGCTGCTGCGCATCAACAGCATCGGCCGCGAGGACCGCGGCATGTACCAGTGCATCGTGCGCCGCTCCGAGGGCGACACGGCCCAGGCCTCGGCCGAGCTCCAGCTCGGAG ACGCGCCGCCGGTGCTCCTCTACTCCTTCATCGAGCAGACCCTGCAGCCCGGGCCGGCCGTGTCGCTCAAGTGCTCGGCCGCGGGGAATCCCACGCCGCAGGTCTCCTGGGCGCTGGACGGCTTCCCGCTGCCCAGCAACGGAAG GTTCGTGATAGGCCAGTACGTGACGGTCCACGGAGACGTGATATCGCACGTGAACATCAGCCACGTGGTCGTCGAGGACGGCGGGGAGTACTCGTGCACGGCGGAGAACCGGGCCGGCAAAGTGACCCACGCCGCCAGGCTGAACGTGTACG GTCTGCCGTACATCCGGCTGATCCCGAAGGTGACGGCCGTGGCCGGGGAGACGCTGCGGCTCAAGTGCCCCGTGGCGGGCTACCCGATCGAGGAGATCCGCTGGGAGCGGGCGGGCCGCGAGCTGCCGGACGACCTGCGCCAGAAGGTCCTGAGCGACGGCACCCTCATCGTCTCGAGCGTGCAGAAGCAGGTCGACAGCGGCGTCTACACCTGCTGGGCCAAGAACAAGCAGGGCCACAGCGCCAGGCGCAGCGGGGACGTCGCCGTGATCG TACCCCCTATAATTGAGCCATTTAACTTCCAAGAGGGACTATCCGAGGGGATGCGGACGAGGACGGTGTGCGGGGTCGCGGCTGGCGATCCACCCCTGACCATATCCTGGCTAAAAGACGGCCAAAGTCCCTTTCCCCTGCCCTCGAAGCTCGCCTCTGTCGTCAACGTCTCGCAGCTTGATCCCTACTCGAGCCTCCTTAGCATATCCAATCTAGCCGCCGAGCACTCGGGCGACTACACCTGCGTCGCCGCGAACCCCGCCGCCGAGGTCAGGTACACGGCCAAGCTTCAGGTAAAAG TGCCGCCGCGCTGGATCGTCGAGCCGAGCGATACGAGCGTCGAACGGAACAGACACGTGGCACTCCACTGTCAGGCTCAGGGTGTGCCCACGCCCAATATCGTTTGGAAAAAAGCAACCG GCGGCAAGTCCGGCGAGTACGAGGAATTACGCGAGCGACCCTACACCAAGATTCTGAGCAACGGGACTCTGCTGCTGCAACACGTGAAGGAGGATCGCGAGGGTTTCTACCTGTGCCAGGCGAGCAACGGCATTGGCTCGGGTATCGGCAAAGTGGTCCAGCTCAAAGTCAACT CCTCGCCGTTCTTCGCCGCACCCTCGCGACTGGTCACCGTCAAGAAGGGTGACACGGCAACGCTGCACTGCGAGGTTCACGGCGACAAGCCGGTCAGCGTCAGCTGGTTCAAGGGCGGCAAGGACGAGATGAATCCCTCGACAAACTaccg GGTGACGGTGAAGCAGGAGTCGACGCCCGACGGGGTCGTGGCTCAGCTGCAGATCTCCTCGGCCGAGGCCTCCGACAGCGGGGCTTACTTCTGCCAGGCGAGCAATCTTTACGGCCGCGACCAGCAGCTCGTCCAACTTCTCGTGCAAG AGCCGCCGATGCCACCGAGCAACCTGGAGACAGCCATGGTGAGCAGCCGCAGCATCAACGTCAAGTGGTCGCACAAATCGCAGGACACGAGCGAAGTCAGCAAGTACATTCTCCAGTACAAAGAGGGCGAAGGCATgtggcagcagcaggagcTCAGCGGTCCGCCGCTGCCGTACGCGGCGTTGATCGACGAGCTCAAGCCAGCTACTAGGTACACCGTCAGAGTCATAGCCGAGGGACCGGCCGGGAGGTCCACGCCTTCCGCTGAGCTGCTGGTGAGGACGGAGCCCCAGAGGCCCGCGGGTCCCCCGCTAAACGTCGCCGCCAGGGCGCTGTCTTCCACGGAGATACTGGTCACGTGGCTGCCGCCATTGCCGGAGCTCAGGCACGGGGACATCGAGGGATTCAACGTGGGATACAGAGAGTCCAC CTCGTCGAATCCGTCGTTCAATTTCACGTCGGTGCCGGGCGACGGCGAGGAGGGCGGCGCCGAACTGAGACTGACGGGTCTCAGGCCGCACACGCGCTACACCCTCATCGTTCAGGCTTACAACCAAGTCGGCTCGGGGCCACTCTCGGAGATGCTGAGCACGCAGACCCTCGAAGACG TTCCGAGTTCGCCGCCGGAGGACGTGAGGTGCGCGGCGCTGGCGTCCAAGTCGCTGCAGGTCTCGTGGCAGCCGCCGCCCAGTACGCACGCTAACGGTGTCATACAGGGCTACAAGCTTAATTACGAGCCGGTCCTCGGGGAGTCCTGGCCCAACATCGACGAGATGGAG GTGCGCAAGACCAGCGCCCTCACGACGGTGCTGACGGGCTTACGCAAGTACACCAATTACAGCATACAAGTGCTGGCTTACACGAGGGTCGGCGACGGCGTGCCCACCCGGGCATCCTACTGCCACACGGAAGAAGACG TGCCGGCAAGTCCCGCGGACATCAAGGTCGTCGTGAGCGCGCCGACGGCGCTGTTCATCTCGTGGCTGCCGCCTCTCGAGCCCAACGGCCTGATAACCAAGTACAATTTGTACACCAGACTGGTGGACGGCCGCGAGGAGCTGAACCACGGAAAGCGCACCTTGCCGGCCGGCGACACCTACTTCGAGGCGACCGGCTTACAGCAGCACGTCGAGTACCAGTTCTGGGTGACGGCGAGCACGAGGGTCGGCGAAGGCCAGAACTCGAAGGTGGCAGCTCAGGTGCCGACGAACCGAGTGCCCGCGAGGATCACCTCCTTCGGCGGTCAAATCGTCAGGCCCTGGCGTGGATCCGTCACTCTCGGCTGTAACGCTGTCGGCGAGCCGACCAGCCGCGAATGGTACAAGTCCAACCTCGAGCAGGTGCGAACCGACTCCAGCAGGAACGTCCAGATACTGCAGAGCGGCGAAGTTGTCTTCTCGAGTCTTCAGCCCCAGGACGCCGGAAACTACACCTGCCAGGTCGAGAACTCGCAGGGCAGCGACAGGCTGCACTACTCGCTAATCGTTCAAG TGCCGCCGAGCGCTCCCGTGCTCTTCGTGTCGAGCTCGACCTCGACGAGTATCCTGCTGCACTGGATGCCTGGCTACAACGGCGGCGCACCGCTCACCAAGTACACGCTGCACTATCGCCCGACTCACGGCACGCTCGAGGAATTACAGCTTTCCCGCCGCGCCACCAGTCACGAGCTCAAG GGCCTGCTGTGCGGCAACACCTACCACTTGTACCTGAGCGCGCACAACAAGATAGGCAGTAGTGCGGCGTCGCCCTCGTTGTCGGTGCGCACGCAGGGTCAACCTCCCGGCATACCACCGGCCGCGGCATTCCTCTCTCCGAACTCGACCTCGCTCGTGCTCAGGCTGACCGCCTGGCCAGACAACGGCTGTCCGATACTCTACTTCGTCATTCAGTACAGGCCCATCAACGAGTTCCACTGGAGCCTCGTGTCCAACAACGTCAAGATGCAGAGGCGATTCGTCGTCACGGGTCTGGCCTCGAGCTCGGTCTACCAGCTCAAGGTCGAGGCGTACAACGTCGCCGGGAACAACCAGGCCGAGTTCACCTTCGTCACGCTGACCAAGGAGGGCG CCCCACCAGCGGAACTGTCGGAGCGAGGCATGGGCGGGCCGGTGGCGTTCTACGCGGACCTGAAAATCATGCTGCCGCTTATGGTGGCGGTGGCCGCCTTGCTGCTGGCCGCGGCGACGATAGGCGCCCGCTGGCGCAACA GGTACGCGCAAGACCGGGTCCAGCGGCCCATGAAGGAGTCCCAGGAGAACCAGCAGAATGCCGAGACCCAGCGCGAGAGATACTATGCGACGATACACAAGGTTGCCCTGCAGGGCAATGCTGGAGCTCCGGACAAGATTCCAG AGACGGCGGAGGATATCTCTCCGTACGCTACGTTCCAGCTGTCGGAGGGCGCAGGGGGAGGCCTGGGAGGCCTGGCTGGATTGGCCGGCCTGGCTGGCGCGGAAGTCTCCGCGGGAGCTCTGCACACCAACAACACTCTCCTACACAGCTTCATGTACCACGAGCACGCGATGACGGAGGGCTGCGCGAGTCCTCCCCCCGCCACCACG ACGCTGAAGAGTGTATCGTCGCGTCGACGTCAGCAGCGGAAGCACCAGACACAGGGGGACGTAGAGAGCGACGAGAGCGAGTCTGACGCGGACCAGCTGACGAGCTCCCGGACCGAGTCGTCGAACCAGCTGGACGCGGGCAAGCTCAAGCACA GTACGCTATATCACATGAGACATACCATTGCAGTTCGAGCCGTTTCGGACTTCATGTACCACGGCACGTCGAGCACTTCCTCGGACATCTCACCAATGTCCGAGCAAAAATCGCTGCCGCGAAGGGGTCGCTCGAG AAGATGGCACGTGCCGAGCAGGAGCTCCCTTCGCACGATACTGCCCCCGGTCTCGGTGGCGGAGACGGCCTTCGGCGGCGACCGATCTCAGCAGGCCgaccatcagcagcagcagcagcagcagcatctgCGGGAGATGAACGAGCCCGAGTGCGACATCGACTCCCTGAAGAAGCTCAAGCTCGGATTGAGGAGCTCGCTATGGTCGAGACCGGCCGGCCAACAGGGCAACCCATCCTCCGACTACTCCATCGCCGTCTAG